A genome region from Triticum aestivum cultivar Chinese Spring chromosome 2B, IWGSC CS RefSeq v2.1, whole genome shotgun sequence includes the following:
- the LOC123039133 gene encoding probable aquaporin PIP1-2 — MEGKEEDVRLGANKYSERQPIGTAAQGSEDKDYKEPPPAPLFEPGELKSWSFYRAGIAEFMATFLFLYVTILTVMGYSGATSKCAIVGIQGIAVPATPISRARPPSSAPCRNPSPPLLCSGRISTPTDAPSSSPSRIRC; from the coding sequence ATGGAGGGCAAGGAGGAGGACGTGCGGCTCGGGGCGAACAAGTACTCGGAGCGTCAGCCCATCGGCACGGCGGCGCAGGGGTCCGAGGACAAGGACTACAAGGAGCCCCCGCCGGCGCCGCTGTTCGAGCCCGGCGAGCTCAAGTCCTGGTCCTTCTACCGCGCCGGCATCGCCGAGTTCATGGCCACCTTCCTCTTCCTCTATGTCACCATCCTCACCGTGATGGGCTACAGCGGCGCCACCTCCAAGTGCGCCATCGTCGGCATCCAGGGCATCGCGGTTCCGGCCACCCCAATCTCGCGCGCACGACCACCATCCTCCGCTCCCTGCAGAAATCCCTCGCCGCCGCTCTTGTGCTCAGGCCGAATCTCAACACCAACCGACGCCCCATCCTCCTCTCCCTCCCGTATCCGGTGCTAA